A window from Corynebacterium urogenitale encodes these proteins:
- a CDS encoding pseudouridine synthase codes for MNTPARRDGTPEQPAKTSDIYISKAKPAKRQHLTENQKEQALRGGGNEKVRLQKVLAAAGVASRRMSEKLIAAGRVEVNGKVVQQMGVRIDPNTDIVRVDGTRVQVNDEAAYFILNKPRGVHSTMKDELGRPCVGELVDITLKQGQGLFHVGRLDADTEGLLLLTNDGELANRLMHPKYGISKTYMATVLGEVGRGIIRDLKEGVDLDDGIARADNVQIVDVWQGKSLLKIELHEGRKHIVRRMLKELGYPVQALVRTKIHTVQLGEQKPGTVRALNRSELTSLYKAVGL; via the coding sequence ATGAACACCCCCGCTCGCCGCGACGGCACACCGGAACAGCCCGCTAAAACCTCGGACATCTACATCTCTAAGGCAAAGCCGGCAAAGCGCCAGCACCTGACGGAAAACCAGAAAGAGCAGGCCCTGCGGGGTGGCGGCAACGAGAAGGTGCGTCTGCAAAAGGTTCTTGCTGCCGCCGGTGTGGCTAGCCGCCGCATGAGCGAGAAACTCATCGCCGCCGGCCGCGTGGAAGTCAATGGAAAAGTTGTCCAGCAAATGGGCGTGAGGATCGACCCGAACACGGACATTGTTCGAGTCGATGGCACCCGTGTTCAGGTCAATGATGAAGCCGCGTACTTCATCCTCAACAAACCCCGTGGCGTCCATTCGACAATGAAGGACGAGCTTGGCCGTCCGTGCGTCGGCGAGCTGGTGGACATCACCCTCAAGCAGGGCCAAGGCCTCTTCCACGTCGGGCGCCTCGACGCCGACACTGAAGGACTATTGCTGCTCACCAACGACGGTGAGCTGGCAAACCGGCTGATGCACCCGAAGTACGGCATCTCCAAGACCTATATGGCAACCGTCCTGGGCGAGGTGGGTCGCGGAATCATCCGCGATCTCAAGGAAGGCGTGGACCTCGATGATGGTATCGCGCGCGCCGACAACGTGCAGATCGTGGACGTGTGGCAGGGTAAATCCCTGTTGAAGATCGAGCTGCACGAAGGTCGCAAGCACATCGTTCGTCGCATGCTCAAGGAACTCGGCTACCCAGTGCAGGCCCTCGTGCGCACGAAGATTCACACAGTCCAGCTCGGCGAGCAAAAGCCCGGCACAGTCCGTGCTCTCAACCGTTCTGAGCTGACCAGTTTGTACAAGGCCGTGGGGCTGTAA
- the scpB gene encoding SMC-Scp complex subunit ScpB, with the protein MTEISERDSQHPQALPVVSVLRSRIESLLLISDEPIHVEDLARVLSTEEEAISVDVVRAVLSEIADEFDARGSGFELRELHDAWRLYTRRSNSDIVESKLLDGTQQKLSRAALETLAVIAYRQPCTRAQVAAVRGVNCDGVIRTLTLRGLIAETGESAGAHLYSTTDLFLEQLGMESLADLPELAPLLPDVDDIDD; encoded by the coding sequence TGGTCAGCGTGTTGCGTAGCCGCATTGAATCTCTGCTGCTCATCAGCGATGAACCGATCCATGTTGAGGATCTGGCGCGCGTTCTCAGCACTGAGGAGGAGGCCATCTCCGTCGATGTGGTCCGCGCTGTGCTCAGCGAGATTGCCGATGAGTTCGATGCCAGAGGCTCCGGCTTCGAACTGCGCGAACTCCATGACGCGTGGCGTCTCTACACACGGCGGAGTAACTCGGACATTGTGGAGTCCAAACTGCTCGACGGCACGCAGCAAAAGCTGTCCCGGGCTGCGTTGGAAACTTTGGCAGTTATTGCTTATCGCCAGCCGTGCACGCGTGCGCAGGTGGCAGCAGTGCGCGGTGTGAACTGCGATGGCGTGATCCGTACCTTGACCCTGCGCGGGTTGATTGCGGAGACGGGTGAAAGCGCCGGGGCTCACCTGTATTCCACCACCGACCTCTTCCTCGAGCAGCTGGGGATGGAGTCACTGGCTGATTTACCGGAGCTTGCACCGCTGCTTCCTGACGTCGACGATATCGACGATTAA
- a CDS encoding glyceraldehyde-3-phosphate dehydrogenase — MTTQQQHQNDWNERLHTAQNMLPLISKLHREKNVVTSIFGRLLVNQTDIDIIKSHRYARRVVEKEMPLTQTLPVLQELVKLDLGTASIDIGSLARRYEKYGEGQELGAFIEDQLKDIIGKNSGREARDVVLYGFGRIGRLLARILVSREAMYGGARLRAVVVRSKGAGDLKKRASLLRRDSVHGAFDGTITVDEEKNIIYANGTAIQVIYANNPSEIDYTEYGIEDAVVVDNTGVWRDREGLSKHLESKGVGRVLLTAPGKGDIPNIVYGINHGDITDEEKILSAASCTTNGITPVLKVIADRYGVKHGHVETVHSFTNDQNLIDNYHKGERRGRAAGLNMVITATGAAKAVSKALPEFAGKLTGNAIRVPTPDVSMAVLNLDLETEVEVDEVNNFLRRVSLHSNLRQQIGYIHSPEVVSTDFVGTTNAGIVDGLATIASGNHLVLYVWYDNEFGYSNQVIRIVEEIAGVRPEVLPRRREANDV, encoded by the coding sequence ATGACGACGCAACAGCAGCACCAGAACGACTGGAATGAGCGCCTTCACACCGCGCAGAACATGCTTCCACTCATCAGTAAGCTCCACCGAGAAAAGAACGTGGTGACCTCCATCTTCGGTCGTTTGCTGGTGAACCAGACGGACATCGACATCATCAAGTCCCACCGCTACGCCCGCCGCGTGGTGGAAAAGGAAATGCCACTGACCCAGACCCTGCCAGTACTGCAGGAACTCGTGAAGCTGGATCTGGGCACCGCGTCCATCGACATCGGATCGCTTGCACGTCGCTACGAGAAGTACGGTGAGGGCCAGGAGCTCGGTGCTTTCATCGAGGACCAGCTCAAGGACATCATCGGCAAGAACTCCGGCCGTGAGGCTCGCGATGTTGTGCTGTACGGCTTCGGCCGAATCGGTCGCCTGCTGGCTCGCATCCTCGTCTCCCGCGAGGCCATGTACGGTGGCGCTCGACTGCGTGCAGTCGTGGTTCGCTCCAAGGGTGCCGGCGACCTGAAGAAGCGCGCATCTCTGCTGCGCCGCGATTCCGTGCACGGTGCCTTCGACGGCACCATCACCGTGGATGAGGAAAAGAACATCATCTACGCCAACGGCACCGCAATTCAGGTCATCTACGCCAACAACCCCTCCGAAATCGATTACACCGAATACGGCATCGAGGACGCAGTCGTCGTGGACAACACCGGTGTGTGGCGCGACCGTGAAGGCCTGTCCAAGCACCTCGAGTCCAAGGGAGTCGGCCGCGTGCTCCTGACCGCGCCGGGCAAGGGTGATATCCCGAACATCGTCTACGGCATCAACCATGGCGATATCACGGATGAGGAGAAAATCCTCTCCGCAGCGTCCTGCACCACCAACGGCATCACCCCAGTGCTCAAGGTCATCGCCGATCGCTACGGTGTCAAGCACGGTCACGTGGAGACAGTTCACTCCTTCACGAACGACCAGAACCTGATCGATAACTACCACAAGGGTGAGCGTCGCGGACGCGCTGCGGGACTGAACATGGTTATTACCGCCACGGGCGCAGCCAAGGCCGTGTCCAAGGCGCTGCCTGAGTTTGCTGGCAAGCTGACCGGCAACGCAATCCGCGTCCCAACCCCGGACGTGTCCATGGCTGTACTGAACCTGGATCTGGAGACCGAGGTGGAGGTCGACGAAGTCAACAACTTCCTGCGCCGCGTTTCCCTGCACTCCAACCTCCGCCAGCAAATTGGTTACATCCACAGCCCGGAGGTTGTGTCCACTGACTTCGTTGGCACCACGAACGCTGGCATCGTGGATGGTCTGGCCACCATCGCTTCCGGCAATCACCTGGTTCTTTACGTGTGGTACGACAATGAGTTCGGTTACTCCAACCAGGTCATCCGCATCGTGGAGGAGATCGCGGGCGTACGTCCAGAGGTGCTTCCACGTCGCCGCGAGGCCAACGACGTCTAG
- the der gene encoding bifunctional cytidylate kinase/GTPase Der codes for MSESNLTYLATVDNLVEGGFIIAVDGPSGTGKSTVCRRVAQAAGAKYLDTGAMYRVATLYVLRQGIDMDAFDPEDEDAVQSVVDATSSLPLQVNEDPNSTEVLLDGEDVSGEIRGPEVTKHVSAVSAIPAVRENLVRLQRNMAIAAGRCIVEGRDIGTVVLPDAPVKIFMTAAAEVRAQRRYDQDVAAGREVEYDAVLADVQRRDEADSTRAVSPLKPAEDAVVLDTGDMTIDEVMKKFAELAVASENNPADLGAADDHDAADDSDELDDLVFRTTDGQVVDGGIEVVSSAEADAEFPEDADGEQDDYEEYLPEDFNESEFSEDEFAVARQAPMDAEEFDLLASEEDGTDWDAVEAAFGVLGNDEVEREALCTVAIVGRPNVGKSTLVNRFIGRREAVVEDFPGVTRDRISYLGEWTGRRFWVQDTGGWDPDTKGIHGAIARQAETAMATADVIVFVVDTKVGVTSTDEVIARKLLRSEVPVILVANKFDSDTQYADMAEFWSLGLGDPYPVSAQHGRGAADVLDQVLRDLPDTPRETSIVSGPRRVALVGRPNVGKSSLLNKITGEERSVVDNVAGTTVDPVDSIVELEQKTWRFVDTAGIRKKTKTARGHEFYASIRTRAAIDSAEVAVFLIDASEPIAEQDQRVLRMILDSGKALVVAYNKWDLVDEDRRELLEREIEQQIAHVPWARRVNISAKTGRALQKLEPAMLEALESWDKRVSTGQLNNWLRTVIAETPPPMRGGRLPRVLFATQASTKPPVIVLFTTGFLEHGYRRFLERKFRETFGFQGSPVRIAVRVREKRGKKK; via the coding sequence ATGAGCGAAAGCAACCTCACTTACCTGGCCACCGTCGACAACCTGGTAGAAGGCGGCTTTATTATCGCCGTGGATGGCCCCTCCGGCACGGGCAAGTCCACAGTATGCCGCCGTGTGGCTCAGGCCGCGGGCGCAAAATACCTGGATACGGGCGCGATGTATCGCGTCGCGACGCTGTACGTCCTGCGGCAAGGCATTGACATGGATGCCTTCGACCCTGAGGACGAGGACGCCGTGCAATCCGTCGTCGACGCCACCTCCTCCTTGCCTCTGCAGGTTAATGAAGACCCCAACTCCACCGAGGTGCTACTCGACGGCGAGGATGTCTCTGGCGAGATTCGCGGACCGGAAGTAACGAAGCACGTTTCTGCGGTATCCGCGATCCCAGCGGTGCGCGAGAACTTGGTCAGACTGCAACGGAATATGGCGATTGCAGCCGGGCGCTGCATCGTTGAGGGCCGTGACATTGGCACCGTTGTGCTTCCTGATGCTCCGGTCAAGATCTTCATGACTGCCGCTGCTGAAGTTCGAGCCCAGCGCCGATACGACCAGGACGTGGCTGCAGGCCGCGAAGTGGAATACGACGCTGTGCTGGCCGACGTGCAAAGGCGAGATGAGGCAGATTCCACTCGTGCGGTTTCTCCACTCAAGCCAGCGGAGGATGCCGTGGTTCTGGATACCGGCGACATGACCATTGATGAGGTGATGAAAAAGTTCGCTGAGCTGGCGGTGGCTTCGGAAAATAACCCAGCGGACCTGGGAGCTGCCGATGACCATGACGCAGCAGATGACAGCGACGAGCTGGATGATCTCGTCTTCCGAACCACGGATGGCCAGGTCGTCGATGGGGGTATAGAGGTAGTCAGCTCCGCGGAAGCCGATGCCGAGTTCCCGGAGGACGCGGACGGCGAGCAGGACGACTACGAGGAATACCTTCCCGAGGACTTCAACGAATCTGAGTTCAGCGAAGATGAGTTCGCCGTGGCTCGACAAGCTCCTATGGATGCGGAGGAATTTGACCTTCTCGCCAGTGAGGAGGATGGCACCGATTGGGACGCTGTCGAGGCAGCCTTCGGTGTGCTGGGCAACGATGAAGTAGAGAGGGAAGCTCTGTGCACCGTTGCCATCGTGGGGCGTCCAAATGTCGGTAAATCAACGCTGGTCAACCGCTTTATCGGGCGACGCGAAGCCGTCGTCGAAGACTTCCCTGGCGTCACCCGCGACCGCATCTCCTACTTGGGCGAGTGGACGGGTCGCCGCTTCTGGGTCCAGGACACCGGCGGTTGGGATCCCGATACCAAGGGCATCCATGGTGCGATTGCCCGCCAAGCGGAAACCGCCATGGCCACCGCAGATGTGATTGTCTTTGTCGTAGACACCAAGGTGGGCGTGACCTCGACAGATGAGGTCATCGCGCGCAAGCTGCTGCGCTCCGAGGTGCCTGTGATCCTCGTGGCGAATAAATTCGATTCCGATACGCAGTACGCGGATATGGCCGAGTTCTGGTCCCTGGGCTTGGGTGATCCCTACCCGGTATCGGCGCAGCATGGTCGTGGTGCGGCGGACGTGCTTGATCAGGTTCTGCGCGATCTTCCGGATACTCCACGTGAGACTTCCATCGTCTCCGGTCCTCGCCGTGTGGCACTGGTCGGACGGCCGAATGTGGGCAAATCATCTCTGCTGAACAAGATCACGGGCGAAGAGCGCTCCGTGGTGGACAACGTGGCCGGAACCACGGTGGATCCTGTGGACTCCATCGTGGAGCTGGAACAAAAGACCTGGCGTTTTGTGGATACCGCCGGAATCCGCAAGAAGACTAAGACTGCGCGTGGGCACGAGTTTTATGCCTCCATCCGTACCCGTGCTGCGATTGACTCCGCGGAGGTGGCGGTCTTCCTGATCGACGCGTCCGAGCCGATTGCCGAGCAAGATCAGCGTGTGCTGCGCATGATTTTGGACTCGGGCAAGGCGCTGGTCGTGGCGTACAACAAGTGGGACCTGGTTGACGAGGATCGTCGCGAATTGCTGGAGCGTGAGATCGAGCAGCAGATCGCACACGTTCCGTGGGCACGTCGCGTGAATATCTCTGCGAAGACAGGTCGTGCTCTGCAGAAGTTGGAGCCAGCCATGCTGGAGGCGCTGGAGAGCTGGGACAAGCGTGTATCCACCGGTCAGTTGAATAACTGGTTGCGCACGGTTATTGCAGAAACGCCTCCGCCGATGCGTGGAGGCCGCCTTCCACGCGTGCTCTTTGCAACCCAGGCTTCCACCAAGCCTCCAGTGATCGTGCTGTTCACCACCGGGTTCCTCGAGCACGGTTACCGACGCTTCCTGGAGCGCAAGTTCCGCGAGACCTTCGGTTTCCAAGGCTCGCCTGTGCGCATCGCCGTGCGAGTGCGCGAAAAGCGCGGGAAGAAGAAGTAG
- a CDS encoding MarR family winged helix-turn-helix transcriptional regulator gives MDTQQMAHELLLELRLFIKNFRGARVTSSLGLTYNEASILSTIRDNPALSSNDLAAALQSDKSTISRQVSILEGKGLVEKRKREDNRRINEIVLTEQGRSLLAHSDELWGQRVARRLRGWEPQEIEDFLRLLRQYNHVPVEETDDRLPSG, from the coding sequence ATGGATACGCAACAAATGGCCCACGAGTTATTGCTCGAGCTGCGGCTGTTTATCAAAAACTTCCGTGGCGCTCGCGTCACCTCGAGCCTTGGACTGACCTACAACGAGGCGTCGATCTTATCCACGATTAGGGATAATCCAGCATTGTCCTCAAATGACCTCGCGGCGGCACTGCAGTCTGATAAATCCACAATCAGCAGGCAAGTCAGCATCCTCGAGGGCAAGGGATTGGTGGAAAAACGCAAGCGCGAAGATAATCGCCGAATCAATGAAATCGTACTCACAGAGCAAGGTCGTTCACTCTTAGCGCATTCAGATGAGTTGTGGGGGCAGCGCGTCGCACGTCGCTTGCGCGGGTGGGAGCCGCAAGAGATTGAGGACTTCCTGCGGCTCCTTCGCCAATACAATCACGTGCCGGTTGAAGAGACAGATGATCGTCTGCCATCCGGGTGA
- a CDS encoding formate--tetrahydrofolate ligase — MTTSVAHTSADTQPSDVEIAQAHTLEPITEIARRAGIPDHALIPYGRTKAKIDVPALTQEDADFVQKNGRLILVTAMSPTPAGEGKSTVLIGLADAIRTAGHNTMVTLREPSQGPVMGIKGGAAGGGYAQVVPMEDINLHFTGDLHAIAAATNTLAAMIDNHIHHGNSLDIDPRRVTWRRCLDVNDRSLRNIVTGLGGPAHGTPREAGFDITAASEIMAILCLATDLGDLKRRIGRIVVGQNRQQQPVTADDLGAAGALTALLRDAINPNLVQTLGGTPALVHGGPFANIAHGCNSLIATRTALSLADVVLTEAGFGSDLGAEKFFDIKTRAGHLDVAAAVIVATIRSLKYNGGVPRTELSSSNPEALRQGLVNLERHTTNIRKFGVDPVVALNLFSSDSAEEREAMQAWAEEHGVRVVETQVWAHGGAGAAELAEAVLDTAGIAGAGNAVAAESQVAQTHNANGSAHVLYDPSEGTEATLNTIARDIYGAEHVELSPQARKDLAFLEANGWDKLPVCVSKTQYSFSDDQTTLGAPEGHTLHVRQLVPRIGAGFVVALTGNVMTLPGLPKKPAAEGIDVDENGVVSGLF, encoded by the coding sequence ATGACAACTTCAGTCGCACACACTTCCGCTGACACCCAACCCTCTGACGTGGAGATCGCACAGGCTCACACTCTGGAGCCCATCACGGAGATTGCACGACGCGCCGGAATCCCCGACCACGCGTTAATCCCCTATGGCCGCACGAAAGCCAAGATTGACGTGCCTGCTTTGACGCAGGAGGACGCTGACTTCGTCCAGAAGAATGGACGGCTCATCCTCGTCACCGCAATGTCACCGACCCCGGCAGGCGAAGGAAAGTCCACAGTTCTCATCGGCCTCGCGGATGCGATCCGCACCGCAGGCCACAACACCATGGTGACGCTGCGCGAGCCATCTCAGGGACCCGTCATGGGCATCAAAGGCGGTGCCGCGGGCGGCGGTTATGCACAGGTCGTACCGATGGAGGACATCAACCTTCATTTCACCGGCGACCTGCACGCGATCGCCGCGGCCACCAACACGTTGGCAGCCATGATCGATAACCACATCCATCACGGCAATTCGCTCGATATTGACCCTCGTCGCGTCACCTGGCGCCGCTGCCTCGACGTCAATGACCGCTCCCTGCGCAATATCGTGACAGGGCTGGGTGGTCCCGCTCACGGCACCCCGCGCGAGGCCGGCTTTGACATCACCGCAGCTAGCGAAATCATGGCTATCCTGTGCCTGGCCACGGATTTGGGGGATCTGAAGCGCAGGATCGGGCGAATCGTCGTGGGCCAAAACCGCCAGCAGCAGCCTGTGACAGCCGATGATCTTGGGGCTGCCGGAGCTCTCACCGCGCTGCTGCGCGATGCGATCAACCCCAACCTGGTGCAGACCCTCGGTGGCACACCTGCTCTGGTCCATGGTGGCCCCTTCGCCAACATCGCCCACGGCTGCAACTCTCTCATAGCCACCCGCACGGCTCTGAGCTTGGCGGATGTTGTGCTGACGGAGGCTGGATTTGGCTCCGACCTCGGGGCTGAGAAGTTCTTCGACATTAAGACGCGTGCGGGGCACCTCGATGTAGCAGCTGCGGTTATCGTCGCCACGATCCGCTCGCTGAAATACAACGGCGGCGTGCCACGCACAGAACTCAGTAGCTCCAACCCGGAAGCATTGCGACAAGGGCTCGTTAACCTCGAGCGCCACACGACGAATATCCGGAAGTTCGGGGTGGATCCCGTCGTGGCACTCAATCTCTTCTCTTCGGATTCGGCAGAGGAGCGCGAAGCCATGCAGGCATGGGCCGAGGAGCACGGAGTGCGTGTCGTGGAGACGCAGGTATGGGCCCACGGAGGCGCGGGAGCCGCGGAACTCGCCGAGGCTGTCCTCGACACCGCCGGCATCGCTGGGGCGGGGAACGCAGTGGCGGCGGAGTCACAGGTCGCGCAGACGCACAACGCAAACGGCTCCGCACACGTCCTTTACGACCCCTCGGAGGGCACAGAAGCGACACTGAACACCATCGCGCGCGATATTTACGGCGCAGAGCACGTGGAACTGAGCCCACAAGCGCGGAAGGACCTCGCATTCCTCGAGGCCAATGGCTGGGACAAGCTCCCCGTATGCGTATCCAAGACCCAGTACTCCTTCAGTGATGACCAGACCACACTCGGCGCCCCAGAGGGCCATACCTTGCACGTCCGGCAACTGGTTCCGCGTATCGGGGCGGGCTTTGTGGTCGCACTTACAGGAAACGTAATGACACTGCCTGGCTTGCCGAAGAAGCCTGCAGCCGAGGGTATCGACGTGGATGAGAACGGGGTTGTCAGCGGCCTGTTCTAG
- a CDS encoding ABC transporter permease, which yields MSNTKTESSHSHSSWPLIEHIGLTTVMSFIMLVLYLGGFHNPVPRDLHVGIVSENPAAYSALEEGLHSSLGDGIHVHDIDDIDEAKRAVEDRQVAGVYVPDAENSTLILASAASATTKETVVTIFQHVAEEQNTVLTIEDLIPLAKNDPVGQNAFFYMIAMSVGSYSTSIAIAAAGLHRRMRVRIGFAIASSIILPTLFLITAYVGFDLFQGHFLSMWGLSILFCSAIHFFGVGLRPILSHYATLVYATIFVGLNFTSAGGAFSPELQHGFFRFLHEFWIGAGFVETARNIEYFPGAPIAPSMVVVAMWFIVGLACLALGTTVELYRKKHPQPERPHELSEDIEEELDENFAPA from the coding sequence ATGTCCAATACCAAAACGGAAAGCTCACATTCGCATTCATCCTGGCCGCTCATCGAACACATCGGCCTTACGACAGTGATGTCTTTCATCATGCTCGTGCTTTATCTCGGCGGATTCCACAACCCGGTTCCGCGGGATCTGCACGTCGGCATCGTGAGTGAAAACCCGGCTGCCTATTCCGCGCTGGAGGAAGGCCTCCACTCCTCTCTCGGCGATGGCATTCACGTGCATGACATCGACGATATTGACGAGGCAAAGCGCGCCGTTGAAGATCGGCAGGTTGCTGGAGTCTACGTTCCGGATGCAGAAAACTCGACGCTCATTCTGGCTTCGGCTGCCTCGGCAACCACCAAAGAGACAGTTGTCACGATTTTTCAGCATGTTGCTGAAGAGCAGAACACCGTGCTGACCATTGAGGACCTCATCCCTCTGGCCAAAAATGATCCCGTGGGCCAAAATGCCTTCTTCTACATGATCGCCATGTCCGTCGGTTCCTACTCCACATCCATCGCCATCGCGGCCGCGGGTCTGCACCGCCGGATGCGTGTGCGCATCGGCTTTGCCATTGCCTCGTCGATCATTTTGCCCACACTCTTCCTCATCACGGCGTACGTAGGCTTCGATCTATTCCAAGGACATTTTCTGTCGATGTGGGGCCTGTCGATCCTCTTTTGCTCGGCCATCCACTTTTTCGGTGTCGGACTGCGCCCAATCCTCAGCCACTACGCCACCCTCGTATATGCCACCATCTTCGTGGGGCTCAACTTTACCTCCGCCGGCGGCGCCTTCAGCCCCGAGCTTCAACACGGGTTCTTCCGGTTCCTGCACGAATTCTGGATTGGCGCAGGCTTTGTGGAAACTGCCCGGAATATCGAGTACTTCCCCGGTGCCCCCATCGCGCCCTCAATGGTCGTGGTGGCCATGTGGTTCATCGTGGGACTTGCGTGCCTCGCACTGGGTACAACAGTAGAGCTTTACCGCAAAAAGCATCCCCAACCGGAGCGACCCCACGAGCTAAGTGAAGACATCGAAGAGGAGCTCGACGAGAACTTTGCCCCGGCTTAA
- the trhA gene encoding PAQR family membrane homeostasis protein TrhA — translation MSGQTTQPREHGSSVNPARIRRERRRVYDRGPRPWMRGRLHGAAAWYFGGTGTALTVVAAATHGLSLMTLFTAIYAACLVGMLMVSAIYHRAPWRSAEAIDGWRRADHAMIAVFIAGTYGPLTVGAFGTDFFIGKGLLNFGGLWILLVCWIAAIAAVVLNVFWIDHPRWLDVTVYLTLGWLAVIGALGYLEALGTAISVLMLLGGLVYSAGAIVYAKKWPNPSDRWFGFHEVFHAATIVAAVLHHVAIWMLVVL, via the coding sequence ATGTCTGGACAAACCACTCAACCCCGGGAGCACGGATCTTCCGTGAATCCCGCGAGAATCCGCCGAGAACGCCGCCGCGTGTACGACCGGGGCCCAAGGCCTTGGATGCGCGGGCGGCTGCACGGCGCCGCCGCCTGGTATTTCGGCGGCACAGGAACCGCCCTAACTGTCGTTGCTGCGGCCACTCATGGTCTGAGTTTGATGACCCTCTTCACGGCGATCTACGCTGCGTGCCTGGTGGGCATGCTGATGGTCAGCGCCATCTACCACCGCGCACCGTGGCGCTCAGCGGAAGCGATCGATGGTTGGCGGCGAGCCGACCACGCGATGATCGCGGTCTTCATCGCAGGTACATATGGACCATTGACCGTCGGAGCGTTCGGCACGGATTTCTTCATCGGCAAGGGGCTCTTGAACTTCGGCGGGTTGTGGATTCTCCTCGTCTGCTGGATTGCGGCCATTGCCGCCGTCGTACTCAACGTCTTTTGGATCGACCATCCGCGATGGCTCGACGTCACTGTCTACCTCACCTTGGGGTGGTTGGCAGTAATCGGCGCTTTGGGATACCTCGAAGCTCTGGGAACTGCGATTTCTGTCCTCATGCTTCTCGGCGGTCTGGTGTACTCGGCTGGAGCCATCGTGTATGCCAAGAAATGGCCTAATCCTTCGGATCGTTGGTTTGGTTTCCATGAGGTCTTCCACGCAGCGACAATCGTCGCCGCTGTGCTACACCACGTAGCTATTTGGATGCTCGTCGTTCTCTAG